A window of the Hordeum vulgare subsp. vulgare chromosome 5H, MorexV3_pseudomolecules_assembly, whole genome shotgun sequence genome harbors these coding sequences:
- the LOC123398868 gene encoding cytochrome P450 81Q32-like yields MNTVTALAGAAAFFIFITSLLRLRLRLCHPLFGSGTGGKNDGKSKSMQLPPSPLAIPFLGHLHLLKRPFHAALSSLAARHGPVFSLRLGSRGAVVVSSAAGARECFTDHDVTFADRPRFPSLELVCFGCTTLPTSPYGPYWRNLRRVATVQLLSAHRVGCMTADIASEVRAMARRLSRAAVAAPGAAALVELKRSLFEVSLSALMETVAQTKTSRPEGAEDTDMSPETQEFKKSLDEIVPLFGGANMWDFLPVLRWFDVCGVRNKIVAAVSRRDAFLRRLIDAQRRRLGDGVGEGEKKGMIAVLLDLQKAEPEIYTDKVIMALCMTMFSAGTETTATAAEWAMDPATWEHPTEFRPERFEDGKAEGMFMMPFGMGRRKCPGEALALRMLGMVLGTLVQCFHWDRVDDAEVDMGEGGGLTLPKAVPLQAMCRPRAAMADVLRGL; encoded by the exons ATGAACACTGTCACCGCTCTCGCCGGCGCGGCCGCCTTTTTCATCTTCATCACCTCACTActccgtctccgtctccgtctcTGTCACCCACTCTTCGGCAGCGGCACGGGCGGCAAGAACGATGGTAAAAGCAAGAGCATGCAGCTGCCGCCAAGTCCCCTTGCCATTCCATTCCTcggccacctccacctcctcaagAGGCCGTTCCACGCCGCGCTCTCCAGCCTCGCCGCGCGCCACGGCCCAGTCTTCTCCCTGCGCCTCGGCTCACGCGGCGCCGTGGTCGTGTCATCGGCAGCGGGCGCCAGGGAGTGCTTCACGGACCACGACGTGACCTTCGCCGACCGACCGCGGTTCCCCTCGCTGGAGCTGGTGTGCTTCGGCTGCACCACGCTCCCGACGTCCCCCTATGGCCCGTACTGGCGCAACCTCCGCCGCGTCGCCACGGTGCAGCTCCTCTCCGCGCACCGGGTGGGCTGCATGACCGCGGACATCGCCAGCGAGGTGCGCGCGATGGCGCGCCGCCTGTCACGGGCCGCCGTGGCCGCACCCGGCGCCGCCGCACTGGTGGAGCTCAAGCGGAGCCTATTCGAGGTGTCCCTTAGCGCCTTGATGGAGACCGTCGCGCAGACGAAGACGTCGCGCCCCGAGGGGGCCGAGGACACTGACATGTCGCCGGAGACACAAGAATTCAAGAAGTCGCTGGATGAGATCGTGCCTCTGTTCGGCGGGGCCAACATGTGGGACTTCCTGCCAGTGCTACGGTGGTTTGACGTGTGCGGCGTGAGGAACAAGATCGTGGCTGCGGTGAGTAGGAGGGACGCGTTCTTGCGGCGGCTCATAGACGCACAGCGGCGGAGGCTGGGCGACGGCGTCggcgagggggagaagaagggCATGATCGCCGTGCTGCTCGATTTGCAAAAGGCAGAGCCGGAGATCTACACGGACAAGGTGATCATGGCTCTGTGCATG ACCATGTTCAGCGCAGGGACAGAGacaacggcgacggcggcggagtGGGCGAT GGACCCGGCGACGTGGGAGCACCCGACGGAGTTCAGGCCGGAGCGGTTCGAGGACGGGAAGGCCGAGGGTATGTTCATGATGCCGTTCGGGATGGGGCGGCGCAAGTGCCCCGGCGAGGCCCTCGCGCTGCGGATGCTGGGCATGGTTCTGGGCACGCTGGTGCAGTGCTTTCATTGGGACAGGGTTGATGATGCTGAGGTTGACATGGGCGAAGGAGGTGGGCTGACGCTCCCCAAGGCGGTGCCGCTGCAGGCGATGTGCCGACCGCGGGCAGCCATGGCCGATGTCCTGCGGGGGCTGTGA